A single region of the Candidatus Omnitrophota bacterium genome encodes:
- a CDS encoding ATP-binding protein, whose product MHIPRFYDNLNSFLKPNKVLVIFGPRQVGKTTLIQKFLDTCQLRYKLDSGDNVRTRNILGSQNFDAIKEYAQGYSLIVIDEAQRIPNVGQGLKILVDQIPGIQVIVTGSSSFELAGQMGEPLTGRKTTLTLYPVAQLELQNLYNPYELKDNLKDWLVFGGYPEVAITETRQEKIRLLEELAQSYLFKDILELEQVKNSKTLIDLLRLLAFQIGKEVSLNELGRQIGMDHKTVARYLDLFEKTFVIYNVRGFSRNLRSEVVKKSKYYFYDNGIRNAIISNFNKLEMRDDVGALWENFLFIERLKKRSYQGIYANSYFWRTWERQEIDLVEEREGKLFAFEFKSGKRKTKIPRQWTEAYPEALFEIIDRDNYLKFIV is encoded by the coding sequence ATGCATATACCACGTTTTTATGATAATTTAAATTCTTTTTTAAAGCCAAACAAGGTTTTAGTTATTTTTGGCCCACGGCAAGTAGGCAAGACAACTTTGATCCAAAAGTTTCTTGACACATGTCAGCTTCGGTATAAATTAGATTCCGGAGATAATGTGCGCACAAGGAATATTCTTGGTTCTCAGAATTTTGATGCAATTAAAGAATATGCGCAGGGATATTCGTTAATTGTTATTGATGAGGCTCAGAGAATTCCCAATGTTGGTCAGGGATTGAAAATCTTGGTGGATCAGATTCCTGGTATTCAAGTTATTGTGACAGGTTCTTCTTCTTTTGAGTTGGCCGGACAGATGGGGGAGCCTTTGACAGGAAGAAAAACTACCTTAACGTTGTATCCGGTTGCGCAATTAGAATTACAAAATCTTTATAATCCTTATGAATTAAAAGATAATCTTAAGGATTGGCTTGTTTTTGGAGGATATCCTGAAGTTGCGATTACCGAAACAAGGCAAGAAAAAATTCGTTTGCTTGAAGAATTAGCTCAGTCATATTTGTTTAAGGATATTTTGGAGCTTGAGCAGGTCAAAAATTCTAAAACTCTCATAGATTTATTGCGTCTTTTAGCTTTTCAGATTGGGAAAGAAGTTTCTCTTAATGAGTTGGGTCGGCAAATTGGGATGGATCACAAGACGGTAGCTCGCTATCTTGATCTTTTTGAAAAAACATTTGTTATTTATAATGTGCGGGGTTTTAGTCGTAATCTGCGCTCTGAGGTTGTGAAAAAAAGTAAATATTATTTTTATGATAATGGTATTCGCAACGCGATTATTTCGAACTTTAATAAATTGGAAATGCGTGATGATGTTGGAGCATTGTGGGAAAATTTCTTATTTATAGAGCGTTTGAAAAAGCGTTCTTACCAGGGAATTTATGCCAATAGTTATTTCTGGCGAACGTGGGAACGTCAAGAGATTGACTTGGTTGAAGAGAGGGAAGGAAAACTGTTTGCGTTTGAATTTAAATCTGGCAAAAGAAAAACTAAGATTCCACGTCAATGGACAGAGGCTTATCCTGAAGCATTGTTTGAAATTATCGATAGGGATAATTATTTAAAGTTTATTGTCTAA